The proteins below are encoded in one region of Brassica napus cultivar Da-Ae chromosome A6, Da-Ae, whole genome shotgun sequence:
- the LOC106351214 gene encoding desiccation-related protein PCC13-62 codes for MGNTKERRNLLVSTVMVFFFFNTNHYQVMSCPDRTTNCTDQDKKLLEFPLNLEYLEAEFFLFGALGFGLDKIAPNLTMGGPSPIGAQKAKLDPLTRDIVLQFAWQEVGHLRAIKKTVTGFARPLLDLSIKSFAKVMDDAFGRKLVPPFNPYANSYNYLIASYLVPYVGLTGYVGANPKLQCPDSRKLVAGLLGVESGQDAVIRTMLYARATHMVHPYGITVAAFTDRISRLRNKLGKMGVKDEGLVVPKAMGAEGQVAGNVLVGDELSLAFDRTPEEILRIVYGSGNERVPGGFYPKGADGEIAKSYLV; via the exons atgggAAACACCAAAGAGAGAAGAAACTTGTTGGTTTCAACAGTAATggtgtttttcttcttcaacaCTAACCATTATCAGGTTATGAGTTGCCCCGACCGAACTACAAACTGTACGGATCAAGACAAGAAATTATTGGAGTTTCCATTGAATCTGGAGTATCTTGAAGCTGAGTTTTTCTTGTTCGGGGCATTAGGGTTTGGTCTTGATAAAATTGCACCAAATTTAACGATGGGAGGTCCCAGTCCTATTGGAGCACAGAAAGCTAAACTTGATCCTTTGACAAGAGATATTGTTTTGCAATTTGCTTGGCAAGAGGTTGGCCACTTGAG GGCAATCAAGAAAACGGTGACAGGATTTGCAAGGCCGCTACTTGATTTGAGTATAAAATCATTTGCCAAAGTGATGGATGATGCATTCGGACGAAAACTTGTACCACCATTTAATCCTTATGCCAATTCTTACAATTACCTCATTGCTTCATATTTGGTCCCTTATGTTGGCCTCACCGGCTATGTTGGTGCTAACCCGAAACTGCAATGTCCCGATTCAAGGAAG TTAGTAGCAGGACTTTTAGGAGTAGAATCAGGTCAGGACGCTGTGATAAGAACAATGCTATATGCGAGGGCAACACACATGGTCCATCCTTATGGTATCACGGTTGCGGCTTTCACAGATAGGATCTCGCGTCTAAGGAACAAATTAGGGAAAATGGGTGTGAAAGATGAGGGGCTGGTTGTACCTAAAGCCATGGGTGCGGAGGGACAAGTGGCCGGGAATGTATTGGTTGGTGACGAGTTATCGCTTGCGTTTGATCGAACTCCGGAGGAAATTCTGCGGATTGTATATGGAAGTGGAAATGAAAGGGTACCCGGTGGATTTTACCCTAAAGGAGCTGATGGAGAAATTGCCAAGTCTTATTTGGTTTAA